The genomic region GTTTTGCAATACGTTGTCTTTTAGGATGGCGTCGAACGATTTTATGCCAGATGGGAAACCCTTTTGAACCTTATCCATTATAGCCACCCCATGTCATACCCATTGAATAGGCTCATTTCGCCCTTCAAGGGACCCTGTATCAGCTCGACTATGGCGTTATCCTTTTTCTCATCCCTGATTAGCTTATATGTCTCCAAATTTTTTCCAAGGCTGCCAGATATCATTTTATCGCCCCCACCCAAACACGGCCACAGCATTGTACCTCAAAATATAAATCTTAAACCTTTTAATTAATAAATATTTTCTCTATAGAGGCTTGTAAGGCGAAAATATGCGGTCTATTGAAAAACATTATTCTCAAAAATATTTATTTGTTCCAATTAATCGATATATGGATATATTTTTTCACAATAATTTTAACGCTAAACATAAAGATTATATGCTATCTATACGATACCTTTCATAATAAAAGCCTGAGTAAGCGTATATTTTGCTTAAATGGCATAAAACTGGCTAGAGGCTTCATGATAAAAGCCATCGATTATACTGGAGACAAAGGCCATGGATGACGCTGGCGGAACTGCCTTAAAGGAGATGCCTGAAAGCGAGAAAACGCGCGCAAGCATTGAGAGCGCAATGAAATTGATCGAAAACGCAGGCGGGAACGGGCCAGCCAGTAAGCCTATTGCATCCACAGCGCTACGTGGCGAGGCAACCGAAGTCGAGCGATACTGGGTATATGAGCCTTATTCATACGTGTCCATTACTTACGATGACAAGGGCATGGAGTATAAATATAACGTGTGCGAGCCGGAGATGACTGAGTCAGAGCTCGAAATCCTGGAGCGGGTATATGATGACCTGAGGGACCTGCTCATACGCGGAGATATAGAGGATGCCGGAAAAAAGGAGGCCATACTCAAGAAAGCATACGACTCGTTGCTCAACATGTATGGCCTGAAGCTTTCTAAGGCTTCTTATGATAACATATACTATTACCTGGTGAGGAACTACATCGGCTATGGCCGTATCGATGCCCTGATGAGAGACGGTAACATCGAGGACATCTCGTGTAATGGCATAGGTACGCCTGTTTTTTTGTTCCACCGCCGGTTCCAGAACATCAAGACCAACATAGCGTTTGATGACGAGCAGGAGCTGAACACGATGGTGACGCTGCTGGTACAGCGAGGAGGCCGCCACATCTCGCTTGCCGAGCCGATATCAAACGCTACGCTGCCCGATGGCTCGCGCATAGAGGCGACGCTTGGGCGGGAGGTGACCACGAGGGGTAGCTCGTTCACGATCAGGAAATTCAGGGCCGACCCGTTCACGCCGGTGGACCTGATCAAGAATAACACGATGTCATCGGACATTCTCGCATACCTGTGGCTGGCCATCGAGAATAACAAGAGCCTCCTATTCGCGGGCGGCACGGCATCGGGCAAGACATCCTCGCTTAACGCAGTATCTCTATTCATACCTCAGGGCTCTAAGGTTATCACCATAGAGGACACCCGTGAGCTTACCCT from Methanocella conradii HZ254 harbors:
- a CDS encoding type II/IV secretion system ATPase subunit, producing MDDAGGTALKEMPESEKTRASIESAMKLIENAGGNGPASKPIASTALRGEATEVERYWVYEPYSYVSITYDDKGMEYKYNVCEPEMTESELEILERVYDDLRDLLIRGDIEDAGKKEAILKKAYDSLLNMYGLKLSKASYDNIYYYLVRNYIGYGRIDALMRDGNIEDISCNGIGTPVFLFHRRFQNIKTNIAFDDEQELNTMVTLLVQRGGRHISLAEPISNATLPDGSRIEATLGREVTTRGSSFTIRKFRADPFTPVDLIKNNTMSSDILAYLWLAIENNKSLLFAGGTASGKTSSLNAVSLFIPQGSKVITIEDTRELTLFHSNWLASVTREGPLKQQGGEIDMYELLRAALRQRPEYIIVGEVRGREALTLFQAMNTGHTTYSTMHAGSIQAVVNRLLNDPINVPNMMLQALNIVSIQELLEVGGKKMRRVKSIVEITGIDPRTNNLRVNELFRWDSAHDTYERLGDSYVLGSIMEKLGWDRNRLSREIKYRVEILNYLAHEDIRDYRSIGIVIHAYRMMPEKVMELLRKGGLADILQAARR